In Danaus plexippus chromosome 28, MEX_DaPlex, whole genome shotgun sequence, a genomic segment contains:
- the LOC116776307 gene encoding uncharacterized protein LOC116776307 isoform X2, protein MSLYNLWNKEVKEPKLKSSLSNSSEWNLKSPLTTPRSSSPPSRAGETIFQNYIELIKSKSNISTEAKQTEQLDRPFDFYDDEEFAFGINLLNNNVACVGDNITKLIQMAQEPWPDNVKLFQPYEVEQILLPDNASCLAVQAFLKICNLPFEVEMRWNAEFMSPSGRVPFIKCGAFVVSELEPIVQFAANKGVSLCSRLSTEERAEMRAYMSLITNVLVNAELYISWLDQETFNTVTRIRNSSVYPWPLGWLQTRSKRSTVIKRLKALHWHDKTLDQVLADVEQCCNSLSQRLGDKDFFFGTPTPLDALIYGHLRALLSARGPKAGLMIKPITNALLRHLIRMSHLTKMKLTLQEEYLVAQGCQLCRRLSPVRTVSRSKRSKLCMRNPSRENFRNKDVFGDVTCEYDQPKSGVTEEELAGIIDIMMEIIDKVDDIIDKYDRNGFEVIAGYDNMRNMDLDTIDERTDVTVLDIGEEEIQVIDGGIDRDSDGTDTYRNIDTENVASCDVENKVDTRYEEYIRDEHLSDNVENSSEHYNEISPEACDIESDKAMISNMDSPEHDLDTSVDEQEYNIVRTPSNNIFKDSDIFVEEDDSNTANVKRKMSKSSFGTRSVADSNSTIKSTLKMPSNEDISVESLLKYLRKQKANYRTYYPEIVDVD, encoded by the exons atGAGTTTATATAATCTCTGGAATAAAGAAGTTAAAGAACCAAAACTTAAATCATCTTTGTCTAACTCAAGTGAATGGAATTTAAAATCCCCTTTAACGACCCCGAGATCCTCTTCTCCACCGAGTAGAGCTggtgaaacaatttttcaaaactatattGAATTGATcaaatcaaaatcaaatatatcaaCAGAAGCTAAACAAACTGAACAATTGGATAGACCTTTCGACTTTTACGACGATGAAGAGTTCGCGtttggaataaatttattaaataacaatgtagCTTGTGTTGGTGataacataacaaaacttattcaaatgg CTCAAGAGCCGTGGCCTGATAATGTGAAGTTATTCCAGCCATATGAAGTGGAGCAGATCCTGCTTCCCGACAATGCGAGCTGCCTGGCTGTTCAGGCATTCTTGAAG ATCTGTAACCTTCCCTTTGAAGTCGAGATGCGTTGGAACGCAGAATTCATGTCACCATCAGGTCGGGTACCGTTCATAAAATGCGGGGCTTTTGTCGTGTCGGAATTGGAGCCGATAGTACAGTTTGCGGCCAACAAGGGGGTTTCATTGTGTTCCCGGCTGAGCACCGAAGAGAGGGCTGAAATGAGAGCTTATATGAGTTTGATAACAAATGTGCTCGTTAATGCCGAG TTATACATATCTTGGTTAGACCAGGAGACATTTAATACGGTGACGAGAATAAGAAACTCATCAGTGTATCCTTGGCCGCTGGGTTGGCTGCAGACTAGATCGAAGAGGTCCACGGTTATTAAACGTTTGAAAGCTCTTCATTGGCACGATAAGACGCTGGACCAGGTGTTGGCTGAT GTGGAACAATGCTGCAACTCTCTGAGCCAACGACTCGGTGATAAAGATTTCTTCTTTGGAAC TCCCACGCCCCTCGATGCCCTTATATACGGTCACCTGAGAGCCCTACTGTCCGCCAGGGGCCCCAAAGCCGGACTTATGATAAAACCCATAACGAACGCGTTATTGAGACATCTCATAAGAATGTCGCATCTGACCAAAATGAAATTGACG TTGCAAGAAGAATATTTAGTGGCTCAGGGTTGTCAGCTGTGCCGTCGGTTGTCACCAGTGAGAACCGTGTCTAGAAGCAAGCGATCCAAACTCTGCATGCGCAACCCTAGCCGCGAAAATTTCCGAAATAAGGATGTCTttg GTGACGTCACCTGCGAATACGACCAACCAAAGAGTGGTGTAACAGAGGAGGAGCTGGCCGGCATTATCGATATTATGATGGAGATTATCGATAAAGTGGATGACATTATCGACAAATACGATAGGAACGGGTTCGAAGTGATCGCCGGCTACGATAATATGAGGAATATGGATCTTGACACTATCGATGAGAGGACAGATGTCACTGTTCTGGATATAGGGGAGGAGGAGATACAGGTTATAGATGGGGGTATAGATAGAGATAGTGATGGGACAGATACATATAGGAATATCGATACTGAGAATGTTGCCAGTTGCGATGTAGAAAATAAAGTCGATACTAG ATACGAAGAATATATTAGAGACGAGCACTTGAGTGACAATGTCGAGAATAGTTCGGAACATTATAACGAGATTAG ccCTGAAGCTTGCGATATCGAATCGGATAAAGCGATGATTTCCAATATGGATAGCCCAGAGCATGATTTAGACACCAG tgtCGATGAACAAGAGTATAATATAGTTAGGACGCCgtccaataatatttttaaggactcggatatatttgttgaagaggATGATAGCAACACTGCTAACGTCAAACGTAAAATGTCTAAATCGTCTTTCGGAACTCGTtcag TTGCAGATTCGAATTCTACTAtaaaaagtacattaaaaatgcCAAGTAACGAAGACATAAGCGTTGAGAGTCTTTTGAAATATCTCCGCAAACAGAAAGCAAACTATCGTACTTATTACCCCGAAATTGTGGATgtagattaa
- the LOC116776307 gene encoding uncharacterized protein LOC116776307 isoform X1, which yields MSLYNLWNKEVKEPKLKSSLSNSSEWNLKSPLTTPRSSSPPSRAGETIFQNYIELIKSKSNISTEAKQTEQLDRPFDFYDDEEFAFGINLLNNNVACVGDNITKLIQMAQEPWPDNVKLFQPYEVEQILLPDNASCLAVQAFLKICNLPFEVEMRWNAEFMSPSGRVPFIKCGAFVVSELEPIVQFAANKGVSLCSRLSTEERAEMRAYMSLITNVLVNAELYISWLDQETFNTVTRIRNSSVYPWPLGWLQTRSKRSTVIKRLKALHWHDKTLDQVLADVEQCCNSLSQRLGDKDFFFGTPTPLDALIYGHLRALLSARGPKAGLMIKPITNALLRHLIRMSHLTKMKLTLQEEYLVAQGCQLCRRLSPVRTVSRSKRSKLCMRNPSRENFRNKDVFGFKPFASKQIIIMTSNEGDVTCEYDQPKSGVTEEELAGIIDIMMEIIDKVDDIIDKYDRNGFEVIAGYDNMRNMDLDTIDERTDVTVLDIGEEEIQVIDGGIDRDSDGTDTYRNIDTENVASCDVENKVDTRYEEYIRDEHLSDNVENSSEHYNEISPEACDIESDKAMISNMDSPEHDLDTSVDEQEYNIVRTPSNNIFKDSDIFVEEDDSNTANVKRKMSKSSFGTRSVADSNSTIKSTLKMPSNEDISVESLLKYLRKQKANYRTYYPEIVDVD from the exons atGAGTTTATATAATCTCTGGAATAAAGAAGTTAAAGAACCAAAACTTAAATCATCTTTGTCTAACTCAAGTGAATGGAATTTAAAATCCCCTTTAACGACCCCGAGATCCTCTTCTCCACCGAGTAGAGCTggtgaaacaatttttcaaaactatattGAATTGATcaaatcaaaatcaaatatatcaaCAGAAGCTAAACAAACTGAACAATTGGATAGACCTTTCGACTTTTACGACGATGAAGAGTTCGCGtttggaataaatttattaaataacaatgtagCTTGTGTTGGTGataacataacaaaacttattcaaatgg CTCAAGAGCCGTGGCCTGATAATGTGAAGTTATTCCAGCCATATGAAGTGGAGCAGATCCTGCTTCCCGACAATGCGAGCTGCCTGGCTGTTCAGGCATTCTTGAAG ATCTGTAACCTTCCCTTTGAAGTCGAGATGCGTTGGAACGCAGAATTCATGTCACCATCAGGTCGGGTACCGTTCATAAAATGCGGGGCTTTTGTCGTGTCGGAATTGGAGCCGATAGTACAGTTTGCGGCCAACAAGGGGGTTTCATTGTGTTCCCGGCTGAGCACCGAAGAGAGGGCTGAAATGAGAGCTTATATGAGTTTGATAACAAATGTGCTCGTTAATGCCGAG TTATACATATCTTGGTTAGACCAGGAGACATTTAATACGGTGACGAGAATAAGAAACTCATCAGTGTATCCTTGGCCGCTGGGTTGGCTGCAGACTAGATCGAAGAGGTCCACGGTTATTAAACGTTTGAAAGCTCTTCATTGGCACGATAAGACGCTGGACCAGGTGTTGGCTGAT GTGGAACAATGCTGCAACTCTCTGAGCCAACGACTCGGTGATAAAGATTTCTTCTTTGGAAC TCCCACGCCCCTCGATGCCCTTATATACGGTCACCTGAGAGCCCTACTGTCCGCCAGGGGCCCCAAAGCCGGACTTATGATAAAACCCATAACGAACGCGTTATTGAGACATCTCATAAGAATGTCGCATCTGACCAAAATGAAATTGACG TTGCAAGAAGAATATTTAGTGGCTCAGGGTTGTCAGCTGTGCCGTCGGTTGTCACCAGTGAGAACCGTGTCTAGAAGCAAGCGATCCAAACTCTGCATGCGCAACCCTAGCCGCGAAAATTTCCGAAATAAGGATGTCTttg GTTTCAAACCTTTCGCAtccaaacaaataataataatgacgtCAAATGAAGGTGACGTCACCTGCGAATACGACCAACCAAAGAGTGGTGTAACAGAGGAGGAGCTGGCCGGCATTATCGATATTATGATGGAGATTATCGATAAAGTGGATGACATTATCGACAAATACGATAGGAACGGGTTCGAAGTGATCGCCGGCTACGATAATATGAGGAATATGGATCTTGACACTATCGATGAGAGGACAGATGTCACTGTTCTGGATATAGGGGAGGAGGAGATACAGGTTATAGATGGGGGTATAGATAGAGATAGTGATGGGACAGATACATATAGGAATATCGATACTGAGAATGTTGCCAGTTGCGATGTAGAAAATAAAGTCGATACTAG ATACGAAGAATATATTAGAGACGAGCACTTGAGTGACAATGTCGAGAATAGTTCGGAACATTATAACGAGATTAG ccCTGAAGCTTGCGATATCGAATCGGATAAAGCGATGATTTCCAATATGGATAGCCCAGAGCATGATTTAGACACCAG tgtCGATGAACAAGAGTATAATATAGTTAGGACGCCgtccaataatatttttaaggactcggatatatttgttgaagaggATGATAGCAACACTGCTAACGTCAAACGTAAAATGTCTAAATCGTCTTTCGGAACTCGTtcag TTGCAGATTCGAATTCTACTAtaaaaagtacattaaaaatgcCAAGTAACGAAGACATAAGCGTTGAGAGTCTTTTGAAATATCTCCGCAAACAGAAAGCAAACTATCGTACTTATTACCCCGAAATTGTGGATgtagattaa
- the LOC116776307 gene encoding uncharacterized protein LOC116776307 isoform X6, producing the protein MWGEDNLYAQEPWPDNVKLFQPYEVEQILLPDNASCLAVQAFLKICNLPFEVEMRWNAEFMSPSGRVPFIKCGAFVVSELEPIVQFAANKGVSLCSRLSTEERAEMRAYMSLITNVLVNAELYISWLDQETFNTVTRIRNSSVYPWPLGWLQTRSKRSTVIKRLKALHWHDKTLDQVLADVEQCCNSLSQRLGDKDFFFGTPTPLDALIYGHLRALLSARGPKAGLMIKPITNALLRHLIRMSHLTKMKLTLQEEYLVAQGCQLCRRLSPVRTVSRSKRSKLCMRNPSRENFRNKDVFGFKPFASKQIIIMTSNEGDVTCEYDQPKSGVTEEELAGIIDIMMEIIDKVDDIIDKYDRNGFEVIAGYDNMRNMDLDTIDERTDVTVLDIGEEEIQVIDGGIDRDSDGTDTYRNIDTENVASCDVENKVDTRYEEYIRDEHLSDNVENSSEHYNEISPEACDIESDKAMISNMDSPEHDLDTSVDEQEYNIVRTPSNNIFKDSDIFVEEDDSNTANVKRKMSKSSFGTRSVADSNSTIKSTLKMPSNEDISVESLLKYLRKQKANYRTYYPEIVDVD; encoded by the exons ATGTGGGGCGAAGATAATTTATATG CTCAAGAGCCGTGGCCTGATAATGTGAAGTTATTCCAGCCATATGAAGTGGAGCAGATCCTGCTTCCCGACAATGCGAGCTGCCTGGCTGTTCAGGCATTCTTGAAG ATCTGTAACCTTCCCTTTGAAGTCGAGATGCGTTGGAACGCAGAATTCATGTCACCATCAGGTCGGGTACCGTTCATAAAATGCGGGGCTTTTGTCGTGTCGGAATTGGAGCCGATAGTACAGTTTGCGGCCAACAAGGGGGTTTCATTGTGTTCCCGGCTGAGCACCGAAGAGAGGGCTGAAATGAGAGCTTATATGAGTTTGATAACAAATGTGCTCGTTAATGCCGAG TTATACATATCTTGGTTAGACCAGGAGACATTTAATACGGTGACGAGAATAAGAAACTCATCAGTGTATCCTTGGCCGCTGGGTTGGCTGCAGACTAGATCGAAGAGGTCCACGGTTATTAAACGTTTGAAAGCTCTTCATTGGCACGATAAGACGCTGGACCAGGTGTTGGCTGAT GTGGAACAATGCTGCAACTCTCTGAGCCAACGACTCGGTGATAAAGATTTCTTCTTTGGAAC TCCCACGCCCCTCGATGCCCTTATATACGGTCACCTGAGAGCCCTACTGTCCGCCAGGGGCCCCAAAGCCGGACTTATGATAAAACCCATAACGAACGCGTTATTGAGACATCTCATAAGAATGTCGCATCTGACCAAAATGAAATTGACG TTGCAAGAAGAATATTTAGTGGCTCAGGGTTGTCAGCTGTGCCGTCGGTTGTCACCAGTGAGAACCGTGTCTAGAAGCAAGCGATCCAAACTCTGCATGCGCAACCCTAGCCGCGAAAATTTCCGAAATAAGGATGTCTttg GTTTCAAACCTTTCGCAtccaaacaaataataataatgacgtCAAATGAAGGTGACGTCACCTGCGAATACGACCAACCAAAGAGTGGTGTAACAGAGGAGGAGCTGGCCGGCATTATCGATATTATGATGGAGATTATCGATAAAGTGGATGACATTATCGACAAATACGATAGGAACGGGTTCGAAGTGATCGCCGGCTACGATAATATGAGGAATATGGATCTTGACACTATCGATGAGAGGACAGATGTCACTGTTCTGGATATAGGGGAGGAGGAGATACAGGTTATAGATGGGGGTATAGATAGAGATAGTGATGGGACAGATACATATAGGAATATCGATACTGAGAATGTTGCCAGTTGCGATGTAGAAAATAAAGTCGATACTAG ATACGAAGAATATATTAGAGACGAGCACTTGAGTGACAATGTCGAGAATAGTTCGGAACATTATAACGAGATTAG ccCTGAAGCTTGCGATATCGAATCGGATAAAGCGATGATTTCCAATATGGATAGCCCAGAGCATGATTTAGACACCAG tgtCGATGAACAAGAGTATAATATAGTTAGGACGCCgtccaataatatttttaaggactcggatatatttgttgaagaggATGATAGCAACACTGCTAACGTCAAACGTAAAATGTCTAAATCGTCTTTCGGAACTCGTtcag TTGCAGATTCGAATTCTACTAtaaaaagtacattaaaaatgcCAAGTAACGAAGACATAAGCGTTGAGAGTCTTTTGAAATATCTCCGCAAACAGAAAGCAAACTATCGTACTTATTACCCCGAAATTGTGGATgtagattaa
- the LOC116776307 gene encoding uncharacterized protein LOC116776307 isoform X5, protein MPEVSLKDTVITSLSAQEPWPDNVKLFQPYEVEQILLPDNASCLAVQAFLKICNLPFEVEMRWNAEFMSPSGRVPFIKCGAFVVSELEPIVQFAANKGVSLCSRLSTEERAEMRAYMSLITNVLVNAELYISWLDQETFNTVTRIRNSSVYPWPLGWLQTRSKRSTVIKRLKALHWHDKTLDQVLADVEQCCNSLSQRLGDKDFFFGTPTPLDALIYGHLRALLSARGPKAGLMIKPITNALLRHLIRMSHLTKMKLTLQEEYLVAQGCQLCRRLSPVRTVSRSKRSKLCMRNPSRENFRNKDVFGFKPFASKQIIIMTSNEGDVTCEYDQPKSGVTEEELAGIIDIMMEIIDKVDDIIDKYDRNGFEVIAGYDNMRNMDLDTIDERTDVTVLDIGEEEIQVIDGGIDRDSDGTDTYRNIDTENVASCDVENKVDTRYEEYIRDEHLSDNVENSSEHYNEISPEACDIESDKAMISNMDSPEHDLDTSVDEQEYNIVRTPSNNIFKDSDIFVEEDDSNTANVKRKMSKSSFGTRSVADSNSTIKSTLKMPSNEDISVESLLKYLRKQKANYRTYYPEIVDVD, encoded by the exons atgcCGGAAGTATCTCTTAAAGATACAGTTATAACTTCTTTAAGCG CTCAAGAGCCGTGGCCTGATAATGTGAAGTTATTCCAGCCATATGAAGTGGAGCAGATCCTGCTTCCCGACAATGCGAGCTGCCTGGCTGTTCAGGCATTCTTGAAG ATCTGTAACCTTCCCTTTGAAGTCGAGATGCGTTGGAACGCAGAATTCATGTCACCATCAGGTCGGGTACCGTTCATAAAATGCGGGGCTTTTGTCGTGTCGGAATTGGAGCCGATAGTACAGTTTGCGGCCAACAAGGGGGTTTCATTGTGTTCCCGGCTGAGCACCGAAGAGAGGGCTGAAATGAGAGCTTATATGAGTTTGATAACAAATGTGCTCGTTAATGCCGAG TTATACATATCTTGGTTAGACCAGGAGACATTTAATACGGTGACGAGAATAAGAAACTCATCAGTGTATCCTTGGCCGCTGGGTTGGCTGCAGACTAGATCGAAGAGGTCCACGGTTATTAAACGTTTGAAAGCTCTTCATTGGCACGATAAGACGCTGGACCAGGTGTTGGCTGAT GTGGAACAATGCTGCAACTCTCTGAGCCAACGACTCGGTGATAAAGATTTCTTCTTTGGAAC TCCCACGCCCCTCGATGCCCTTATATACGGTCACCTGAGAGCCCTACTGTCCGCCAGGGGCCCCAAAGCCGGACTTATGATAAAACCCATAACGAACGCGTTATTGAGACATCTCATAAGAATGTCGCATCTGACCAAAATGAAATTGACG TTGCAAGAAGAATATTTAGTGGCTCAGGGTTGTCAGCTGTGCCGTCGGTTGTCACCAGTGAGAACCGTGTCTAGAAGCAAGCGATCCAAACTCTGCATGCGCAACCCTAGCCGCGAAAATTTCCGAAATAAGGATGTCTttg GTTTCAAACCTTTCGCAtccaaacaaataataataatgacgtCAAATGAAGGTGACGTCACCTGCGAATACGACCAACCAAAGAGTGGTGTAACAGAGGAGGAGCTGGCCGGCATTATCGATATTATGATGGAGATTATCGATAAAGTGGATGACATTATCGACAAATACGATAGGAACGGGTTCGAAGTGATCGCCGGCTACGATAATATGAGGAATATGGATCTTGACACTATCGATGAGAGGACAGATGTCACTGTTCTGGATATAGGGGAGGAGGAGATACAGGTTATAGATGGGGGTATAGATAGAGATAGTGATGGGACAGATACATATAGGAATATCGATACTGAGAATGTTGCCAGTTGCGATGTAGAAAATAAAGTCGATACTAG ATACGAAGAATATATTAGAGACGAGCACTTGAGTGACAATGTCGAGAATAGTTCGGAACATTATAACGAGATTAG ccCTGAAGCTTGCGATATCGAATCGGATAAAGCGATGATTTCCAATATGGATAGCCCAGAGCATGATTTAGACACCAG tgtCGATGAACAAGAGTATAATATAGTTAGGACGCCgtccaataatatttttaaggactcggatatatttgttgaagaggATGATAGCAACACTGCTAACGTCAAACGTAAAATGTCTAAATCGTCTTTCGGAACTCGTtcag TTGCAGATTCGAATTCTACTAtaaaaagtacattaaaaatgcCAAGTAACGAAGACATAAGCGTTGAGAGTCTTTTGAAATATCTCCGCAAACAGAAAGCAAACTATCGTACTTATTACCCCGAAATTGTGGATgtagattaa
- the LOC116776307 gene encoding uncharacterized protein LOC116776307 isoform X4 — translation MSLYNLWNKEVKEPKLKSSLSNSSEWNLKSPLTTPRSSSPPSRAGETIFQNYIELIKSKSNISTEAKQTEQLDRPFDFYDDEEFAFGINLLNNNVACVGDNITKLIQMAQEPWPDNVKLFQPYEVEQILLPDNASCLAVQAFLKICNLPFEVEMRWNAEFMSPSGRVPFIKCGAFVVSELEPIVQFAANKGVSLCSRLSTEERAEMRAYMSLITNVLVNAELYISWLDQETFNTVTRIRNSSVYPWPLGWLQTRSKRSTVIKRLKALHWHDKTLDQVLADVEQCCNSLSQRLGDKDFFFGTPTPLDALIYGHLRALLSARGPKAGLMIKPITNALLRHLIRMSHLTKMKLTLQEEYLVAQGCQLCRRLSPVRTVSRSKRSKLCMRNPSRENFRNKDVFGFKPFASKQIIIMTSNEGDVTCEYDQPKSGVTEEELAGIIDIMMEIIDKVDDIIDKYDRNGFEVIAGYDNMRNMDLDTIDERTDVTVLDIGEEEIQVIDGGIDRDSDGTDTYRNIDTENVASCDVENKVDTRYEEYIRDEHLSDNVENSSEHYNEISPEACDIESDKAMISNMDSPEHDLDTSCRFEFYYKKYIKNAK, via the exons atGAGTTTATATAATCTCTGGAATAAAGAAGTTAAAGAACCAAAACTTAAATCATCTTTGTCTAACTCAAGTGAATGGAATTTAAAATCCCCTTTAACGACCCCGAGATCCTCTTCTCCACCGAGTAGAGCTggtgaaacaatttttcaaaactatattGAATTGATcaaatcaaaatcaaatatatcaaCAGAAGCTAAACAAACTGAACAATTGGATAGACCTTTCGACTTTTACGACGATGAAGAGTTCGCGtttggaataaatttattaaataacaatgtagCTTGTGTTGGTGataacataacaaaacttattcaaatgg CTCAAGAGCCGTGGCCTGATAATGTGAAGTTATTCCAGCCATATGAAGTGGAGCAGATCCTGCTTCCCGACAATGCGAGCTGCCTGGCTGTTCAGGCATTCTTGAAG ATCTGTAACCTTCCCTTTGAAGTCGAGATGCGTTGGAACGCAGAATTCATGTCACCATCAGGTCGGGTACCGTTCATAAAATGCGGGGCTTTTGTCGTGTCGGAATTGGAGCCGATAGTACAGTTTGCGGCCAACAAGGGGGTTTCATTGTGTTCCCGGCTGAGCACCGAAGAGAGGGCTGAAATGAGAGCTTATATGAGTTTGATAACAAATGTGCTCGTTAATGCCGAG TTATACATATCTTGGTTAGACCAGGAGACATTTAATACGGTGACGAGAATAAGAAACTCATCAGTGTATCCTTGGCCGCTGGGTTGGCTGCAGACTAGATCGAAGAGGTCCACGGTTATTAAACGTTTGAAAGCTCTTCATTGGCACGATAAGACGCTGGACCAGGTGTTGGCTGAT GTGGAACAATGCTGCAACTCTCTGAGCCAACGACTCGGTGATAAAGATTTCTTCTTTGGAAC TCCCACGCCCCTCGATGCCCTTATATACGGTCACCTGAGAGCCCTACTGTCCGCCAGGGGCCCCAAAGCCGGACTTATGATAAAACCCATAACGAACGCGTTATTGAGACATCTCATAAGAATGTCGCATCTGACCAAAATGAAATTGACG TTGCAAGAAGAATATTTAGTGGCTCAGGGTTGTCAGCTGTGCCGTCGGTTGTCACCAGTGAGAACCGTGTCTAGAAGCAAGCGATCCAAACTCTGCATGCGCAACCCTAGCCGCGAAAATTTCCGAAATAAGGATGTCTttg GTTTCAAACCTTTCGCAtccaaacaaataataataatgacgtCAAATGAAGGTGACGTCACCTGCGAATACGACCAACCAAAGAGTGGTGTAACAGAGGAGGAGCTGGCCGGCATTATCGATATTATGATGGAGATTATCGATAAAGTGGATGACATTATCGACAAATACGATAGGAACGGGTTCGAAGTGATCGCCGGCTACGATAATATGAGGAATATGGATCTTGACACTATCGATGAGAGGACAGATGTCACTGTTCTGGATATAGGGGAGGAGGAGATACAGGTTATAGATGGGGGTATAGATAGAGATAGTGATGGGACAGATACATATAGGAATATCGATACTGAGAATGTTGCCAGTTGCGATGTAGAAAATAAAGTCGATACTAG ATACGAAGAATATATTAGAGACGAGCACTTGAGTGACAATGTCGAGAATAGTTCGGAACATTATAACGAGATTAG ccCTGAAGCTTGCGATATCGAATCGGATAAAGCGATGATTTCCAATATGGATAGCCCAGAGCATGATTTAGACACCAG TTGCAGATTCGAATTCTACTAtaaaaagtacattaaaaatgcCAAGTAA